A window of Micrococcus endophyticus contains these coding sequences:
- a CDS encoding sulfate permease, whose translation MLRTSVALSARDYGVLRYAPANLLINTIRTRRGLKWGIPAMLLAVPYLYAAAICTTIINDGDPGWLYLLVLLLVWNALKLIWIGPVSVVLLVHHRCGRPHHTSESVRSPR comes from the coding sequence ATGCTTCGCACATCGGTCGCGCTCAGCGCGCGAGACTACGGCGTACTCCGCTACGCACCCGCCAACCTGCTCATCAACACCATCCGCACCAGACGCGGCCTCAAGTGGGGCATCCCCGCGATGCTCCTGGCCGTGCCCTACCTCTACGCCGCCGCGATCTGCACCACGATCATCAATGACGGCGACCCCGGCTGGCTTTACCTGCTGGTCCTGCTGCTCGTCTGGAACGCCCTCAAGCTCATCTGGATCGGACCGGTCAGCGTCGTGCTCCTCGTCCACCATCGGTGCGGCCGCCCGCACCACACGTCAGAGTCTGTGAGGTCGCCACGGTAG
- a CDS encoding adenine phosphoribosyltransferase, with product MTADDDILRARGLIRVVHDHPEPGIAFQDITPLLADARALRACVEAMVAPFAGRFDVVAGLEARGFLLAGAAAVLTGSGLIPLRKAGRLPAPAARADYVLEYGQASIEVSEDLGAGDRVLVVDDVLATGGTLAAAHRLVAARGASVAGSACLLELDGLGGRDVVPDVHTLIGV from the coding sequence GTGACCGCCGACGACGACATCCTCCGTGCCCGCGGCCTGATCCGGGTGGTCCACGACCACCCCGAGCCGGGCATCGCCTTCCAGGACATCACCCCCCTGCTGGCCGACGCGCGGGCCCTGCGCGCGTGCGTGGAGGCGATGGTGGCCCCGTTCGCCGGGCGGTTCGACGTGGTGGCCGGCCTCGAGGCGCGCGGGTTCCTGCTGGCCGGGGCCGCGGCGGTCCTCACCGGCAGCGGGCTGATCCCGCTGCGCAAGGCGGGGCGGCTGCCGGCGCCGGCCGCACGCGCCGACTACGTGCTCGAGTACGGCCAGGCGAGCATCGAGGTGTCCGAGGACCTGGGCGCCGGCGACCGCGTGCTGGTCGTCGACGACGTCCTCGCCACCGGCGGCACCCTCGCCGCCGCCCACCGGCTGGTGGCCGCGCGCGGGGCGAGCGTCGCCGGCTCGGCGTGCCTGCTCGAGCTCGACGGCCTCGGCGGTCGGGACGTGGTCCCGGACGTGCACACGCTGATCGGCGTATGA
- a CDS encoding bifunctional nuclease family protein, giving the protein MTEPRPEDVPEAGDVPMSVLGVRVELPEQHHVILLVDPPGRIMVPLWVGAPEAAAAALALEGVSAPRPLTHELLLSTVAALGAEVVRVRLTEVRNDVVHGELELSTGARVDARASDAVVLALRADAPVLASPAVLAEAGMSARSGEEDGQERTVEDFRDFLDSVRPEDFA; this is encoded by the coding sequence ATGACTGAGCCCCGCCCCGAGGACGTGCCGGAGGCCGGCGACGTCCCGATGTCCGTGCTGGGCGTGCGCGTGGAGCTGCCGGAGCAGCACCACGTGATCCTGCTCGTGGACCCGCCCGGGCGCATCATGGTGCCCCTGTGGGTGGGGGCCCCGGAGGCGGCCGCCGCCGCGCTCGCCCTCGAGGGCGTCAGCGCGCCCCGGCCCCTCACGCACGAGCTGCTGCTCTCCACCGTGGCCGCCCTGGGCGCCGAGGTGGTCCGCGTGCGGCTCACGGAGGTCCGGAACGACGTCGTCCACGGCGAGCTCGAGCTCTCCACCGGCGCGCGCGTGGACGCCCGCGCCTCGGACGCCGTGGTGCTGGCCCTGCGCGCCGACGCCCCCGTGCTCGCCAGCCCCGCGGTGCTGGCCGAGGCCGGGATGTCCGCCCGCTCGGGGGAGGAGGACGGCCAGGAGCGCACCGTGGAGGACTTCCGGGACTTCCTGGACTCGGTCCGCCCCGAGGACTTCGCCTGA
- a CDS encoding oligopeptide:H+ symporter, whose protein sequence is MHTPQNPPTGHEPTVEPSARVAAPTAAAPDPAAAPDWHGRPFLGQPGPLANLFSVEMWERFSFYGMQAMLVYYMSWTLAEGGLGIDVAVATGIVGAYGGMVYVFCILGGWIADRLLGSERTMFYSAVTIMLGHIALALVPGIPGLALGLILVAVGSGGLKANAANLVGALYSQQDPKRDAGFSIFYMGVNIGALFGPLLTGLARDSWGFHFGFGLAAVGMAIGLVQYALTRKNLPSDVHRIPNPLPRSQYGRWVLIALAAVAVGVVLFLTGIVTVANLADAVVVLAAVAAIGIFAVLLTSKKVTEEERSRVKAFIPLFIGTAVFFALFQQQFTVIALYSENRLDRNLFGWEMPMEWVNSINPIFIIAFAPVFAALWTKLGPRQPGTPVKFGIGIVLIGLAFLLFIPVADVLAVPLLWLALILFVCTMGELLVSPVGLSLSTKVAPRSFPVMMVSLYNLSVALGTALAGSLAGSYSEENEVGYFGVIGAVTVGVGLLMLAIAKPVRRGMRGVL, encoded by the coding sequence GTGCACACCCCACAGAATCCCCCCACGGGCCACGAGCCCACCGTCGAACCGTCCGCCCGCGTGGCCGCGCCCACCGCCGCCGCGCCCGACCCCGCCGCCGCGCCCGACTGGCACGGCCGCCCCTTCCTCGGCCAGCCCGGCCCCCTGGCGAACCTCTTCTCCGTGGAGATGTGGGAGCGCTTCTCCTTCTACGGCATGCAGGCCATGCTCGTGTACTACATGTCCTGGACGCTCGCGGAGGGCGGCCTGGGCATCGACGTCGCCGTGGCCACCGGCATCGTGGGCGCCTACGGCGGCATGGTGTACGTGTTCTGCATCCTCGGCGGCTGGATCGCCGACCGCCTGCTCGGCTCCGAGCGCACCATGTTCTACAGCGCCGTGACCATCATGCTCGGCCACATCGCGCTCGCCCTGGTCCCGGGCATCCCGGGCCTGGCCCTCGGCCTGATCCTGGTGGCCGTCGGCTCGGGCGGCCTCAAGGCCAACGCCGCCAACCTCGTGGGCGCGCTGTACTCGCAGCAGGACCCCAAGCGCGACGCCGGCTTCTCCATCTTCTACATGGGCGTGAACATCGGCGCCCTCTTCGGCCCGCTGCTCACCGGCCTCGCCCGCGACAGCTGGGGCTTCCACTTCGGCTTCGGCCTCGCCGCCGTCGGCATGGCCATCGGCCTGGTCCAGTACGCCCTGACCCGCAAGAACCTGCCCTCGGACGTGCACCGGATCCCGAACCCACTGCCGCGCTCGCAGTACGGCCGCTGGGTCCTCATCGCGCTCGCCGCCGTCGCCGTCGGCGTCGTCCTGTTCCTCACCGGCATCGTCACCGTGGCCAACCTGGCCGACGCCGTCGTGGTGCTGGCCGCCGTCGCCGCCATCGGCATCTTCGCCGTGCTGCTGACCTCCAAGAAGGTCACCGAGGAGGAGCGCTCCCGCGTCAAGGCGTTCATCCCGCTGTTTATCGGCACCGCCGTGTTCTTCGCCCTGTTCCAGCAGCAGTTCACCGTGATCGCGCTGTACTCCGAGAACCGCCTCGACCGGAACCTCTTCGGCTGGGAGATGCCCATGGAGTGGGTCAACTCCATCAACCCGATCTTCATCATCGCCTTCGCGCCGGTGTTCGCGGCGCTGTGGACGAAGCTCGGCCCGCGCCAGCCCGGCACGCCCGTGAAGTTCGGCATCGGCATCGTGCTGATCGGCCTCGCGTTCCTGCTGTTCATCCCGGTGGCGGACGTGCTCGCCGTGCCGCTGCTGTGGCTCGCGCTGATCCTCTTCGTCTGCACCATGGGCGAGCTGCTCGTCTCCCCGGTGGGCCTGTCGCTGTCCACGAAGGTGGCGCCGCGCTCGTTCCCCGTGATGATGGTCTCGCTCTACAACCTCTCGGTGGCCCTGGGCACCGCGCTCGCGGGCTCGCTGGCCGGCTCGTACTCCGAGGAGAACGAGGTCGGCTACTTCGGCGTGATCGGCGCCGTCACCGTGGGCGTGGGCCTGCTCATGCTGGCCATCGCCAAGCCGGTGCGCCGCGGCATGCGCGGCGTCCTGTGA
- a CDS encoding IS3 family transposase (programmed frameshift) yields MTNSRKRHTPEQVVRKLGQADRMLADGQDVAAVCRELGVSEQTYYRWRNQYGGLKADDAKRLKELEKQNATLKRLLAEAELEKAALKELAGGKLLSPDRRRAAVDHLKRKLRVSERMACRLVGLSRSAYRRPLKGDTVADPDRALRQWLRAWAKDHPRYGYRRAYHDARAEGWVVNHKKIQRLWRDEGLRVPQRRRRKRVGSSTVDAPTADAPNVVWAVDFQFDADEHGRPIKICSIVDEHTRECIGDLVERSITADRLTAHLEDLVAARGAPAVLRSDNGPEFISEAMADWAGTRTGLSYIPPGSPWRNGYVESFNSRIRDECLNINSFYSLLHAQVIIGDWKDEYNHHRRHSSLGYLTPAEYARQCTHQMETDDSQNVRTE; encoded by the exons ATGACGAACAGCAGGAAGCGTCACACCCCGGAGCAGGTCGTCCGTAAGCTCGGGCAGGCCGACAGGATGCTCGCCGATGGTCAGGACGTCGCGGCGGTGTGCCGGGAGCTCGGGGTGTCCGAGCAGACGTACTACCGGTGGCGGAACCAGTACGGCGGCCTCAAGGCCGACGACGCAAAGCGCCTGAAGGAGCTGGAGAAGCAGAACGCGACCCTGAAGCGTCTGCTCGCGGAAGCGGAGCTGGAGAAGGCCGCGCTCAAGGAGCTGGCTG GAGGGAAACTTCTAAGCCCGGACAGGCGCCGCGCCGCCGTCGATCACCTCAAGCGCAAGTTGCGGGTGAGCGAACGGATGGCGTGCCGTCTGGTCGGGCTGAGCCGCTCCGCGTACCGGCGACCGCTCAAGGGCGACACGGTCGCGGACCCGGATCGGGCGCTCAGGCAGTGGCTGCGCGCCTGGGCGAAGGACCATCCCCGCTACGGGTATCGGCGGGCGTATCACGACGCCCGCGCCGAGGGGTGGGTGGTGAACCACAAGAAGATCCAACGCCTGTGGCGTGACGAAGGGCTCCGGGTCCCGCAGCGGCGTCGACGCAAGCGCGTCGGGTCCTCGACCGTCGACGCGCCGACGGCGGACGCGCCGAACGTGGTGTGGGCGGTGGACTTCCAGTTCGACGCCGACGAGCACGGACGACCGATCAAGATCTGCTCGATCGTCGACGAACACACCCGGGAGTGCATCGGCGACCTCGTGGAGCGCTCGATTACCGCCGACCGACTCACCGCCCACCTCGAGGACCTCGTCGCCGCCCGGGGCGCCCCGGCGGTGCTCAGGTCGGACAACGGGCCGGAGTTCATCAGCGAGGCGATGGCCGACTGGGCCGGCACCCGCACCGGCCTGTCCTACATCCCTCCGGGCTCGCCGTGGCGCAACGGGTACGTCGAGTCGTTCAACAGCCGGATCCGCGACGAGTGCCTCAACATCAACAGCTTCTACTCGCTGCTGCACGCACAGGTCATCATCGGCGACTGGAAGGACGAGTACAACCACCACCGCCGGCACTCCTCGCTCGGCTACCTAACCCCAGCCGAGTACGCTCGGCAGTGCACCCATCAAATGGAAACCGACGACTCACAGAACGTCCGGACCGAATGA
- a CDS encoding MerR family transcriptional regulator has protein sequence MTEPQHADAGPRTRPSGRLGIGEVVAALESDFPGVSASKVRFLEDRGLVLPERTPAGYRRYRPEDVDRLRFVLTVQRDHFLPLKVIAAQLAALDRGEVPADLPGGVVAPGASDASRLGREVAAGRRGWTRSELAEESGAGEELLAELDQYSLLPADEDGAYSSHAMEVARAAVVLAGHGLEPRHLRPFRAAADRELGLVERAVAPLQARRDADTRPRVARSAQEIAQASLRLHSALVAEGLEQWDDGAVG, from the coding sequence GTGACCGAGCCGCAGCACGCCGACGCCGGCCCCCGGACCCGCCCTTCGGGCCGGCTGGGCATCGGTGAGGTCGTGGCCGCCCTCGAGTCGGACTTCCCCGGCGTGAGCGCCTCGAAGGTGCGCTTCCTCGAGGACCGTGGCCTCGTGCTGCCCGAGCGCACTCCGGCCGGGTACCGCCGCTACCGCCCCGAGGACGTGGACCGGCTGCGGTTCGTGCTCACCGTGCAGCGCGACCACTTCCTGCCGCTGAAGGTGATCGCCGCCCAGCTCGCCGCCCTGGACCGCGGCGAGGTCCCGGCGGACCTGCCCGGCGGCGTCGTGGCCCCGGGCGCCTCGGACGCCTCGCGCCTGGGGCGCGAGGTCGCCGCCGGACGGCGCGGCTGGACCCGGTCCGAGCTGGCCGAGGAGTCGGGCGCGGGGGAGGAGCTGCTGGCCGAGCTGGACCAGTACTCCCTGTTGCCGGCGGACGAGGACGGCGCCTACTCGTCGCACGCCATGGAGGTGGCCCGCGCCGCCGTCGTGCTCGCCGGCCACGGCCTGGAGCCGCGCCACCTGCGCCCCTTCCGGGCCGCCGCGGACCGCGAGCTCGGCCTCGTGGAGCGCGCCGTCGCGCCGCTGCAGGCCCGCCGCGACGCCGACACGCGGCCCCGGGTGGCCCGCTCGGCCCAGGAAATCGCCCAGGCGAGCCTGCGGCTGCACTCCGCCCTCGTGGCCGAGGGCCTGGAGCAGTGGGATGACGGAGCAGTGGGATGA
- a CDS encoding M28 family peptidase — MDLEWFDVPDRRVGLLEAPELDGRWSWGVGSAAAAAQDVTVAGRVVLAPSGSVADLPAELTGMVLMRVVTASEDITPLAVAAQARGAVAVIATRRDSNPPGQASAFAPVLTRASLDIPVVGVSQVQKHALLDVLAAGPLRLTVSTVEHRGTRSANIVGTRAGRKGPGEGGRERVMLGAHYDSVIGSSGANDNASGTAACLELARVMRNAPTAADLSFGFWGSEEVGLVGSRIHAQAMPADERSRLRGVFNNGMIATSWDPAEKYWLLDLRGEANDVNRAVYAAGERLGYRTSMSDLFTMGRSDHQSFSEIGVPSGNFGWLHRDGFILEPEYHSSDDTVKENISVERLMAAMEIQGCAAYALASR; from the coding sequence GTGGACCTCGAGTGGTTCGACGTCCCGGACCGCCGGGTGGGCCTGCTCGAGGCGCCGGAGCTGGACGGCCGCTGGAGCTGGGGCGTGGGCTCCGCCGCCGCGGCGGCGCAGGACGTCACCGTGGCCGGCCGCGTGGTCCTCGCGCCGAGCGGCTCCGTCGCGGACCTGCCCGCGGAACTCACGGGCATGGTCCTGATGCGCGTCGTCACGGCGTCCGAGGACATCACCCCGCTGGCCGTGGCAGCCCAGGCGCGCGGCGCCGTCGCCGTCATCGCCACCCGCCGGGACTCGAACCCGCCCGGGCAGGCCTCGGCCTTCGCCCCCGTGCTCACGCGGGCGAGCCTGGACATCCCCGTGGTCGGCGTCTCGCAGGTGCAGAAGCACGCGCTGCTCGACGTGCTCGCCGCGGGCCCGCTGCGCCTCACCGTCAGCACCGTGGAGCACCGGGGCACCCGCAGCGCCAACATCGTGGGCACCCGCGCCGGCCGCAAGGGCCCGGGCGAGGGCGGCCGCGAGCGGGTCATGCTCGGCGCCCACTACGACTCCGTGATCGGCTCGAGCGGCGCCAACGACAACGCCTCCGGCACGGCGGCCTGCCTCGAGCTCGCACGCGTGATGCGCAACGCGCCCACCGCCGCGGACCTGTCCTTCGGCTTCTGGGGCTCGGAGGAGGTCGGCCTCGTCGGCTCGCGGATCCACGCCCAGGCCATGCCGGCCGACGAGCGCTCCCGCCTGCGCGGCGTCTTCAACAATGGCATGATCGCCACCAGCTGGGACCCCGCCGAGAAGTACTGGCTCCTGGACCTGCGCGGCGAGGCCAACGACGTCAACCGCGCCGTCTACGCGGCGGGGGAGCGGCTGGGCTACCGCACCTCCATGTCCGACCTGTTCACCATGGGCCGCTCCGACCACCAGTCCTTCAGCGAGATCGGCGTGCCCAGCGGCAACTTCGGCTGGCTGCACCGCGACGGCTTCATCCTCGAGCCCGAGTACCACTCCTCGGACGACACGGTGAAGGAGAACATCTCCGTGGAGCGCCTCATGGCGGCCATGGAGATCCAGGGCTGCGCCGCCTACGCGCTCGCCTCCCGCTGA
- a CDS encoding FHA domain-containing protein: MNQPGREPDLSTSSINLTELAPLVAADLSAEESDAIRALPAGSALLLADGGPEKAARFLLDQDVVTVGRHPDADIFLDDVTVSRRHAEFRAEAGGHRLVDMNSLNGTFVNHDRVDDVLLRSGMHVQIGKYRLTYFTSTQRG; encoded by the coding sequence ATGAACCAGCCCGGACGCGAACCGGACCTCTCCACCTCCTCCATCAACCTCACCGAGCTGGCCCCGCTGGTCGCCGCCGACCTCTCCGCCGAGGAGTCGGACGCCATCCGTGCCCTCCCGGCCGGCTCGGCGCTCCTGCTGGCGGACGGCGGGCCCGAGAAGGCCGCCCGCTTCCTGCTGGACCAGGACGTGGTCACCGTCGGCCGGCACCCGGACGCGGACATCTTCCTCGACGACGTCACCGTCTCCCGCCGCCACGCGGAGTTCCGCGCCGAGGCCGGCGGCCACCGCCTCGTGGACATGAACTCCCTCAACGGGACCTTCGTGAACCACGACCGCGTGGACGACGTCCTGCTGCGCTCGGGCATGCACGTGCAGATCGGCAAGTACCGGCTCACGTACTTCACCAGCACCCAGCGGGGCTGA
- a CDS encoding twin-arginine translocation signal domain-containing protein, giving the protein MSTSSLSRRSFLALTGAAGAAGAFAMPAWGLDDVRPGAARAPRLTGQDR; this is encoded by the coding sequence ATGTCCACCTCCTCCCTCTCCCGCCGCTCGTTCCTCGCCCTCACCGGTGCCGCCGGCGCGGCGGGCGCGTTCGCGATGCCCGCCTGGGGCCTCGACGACGTCCGCCCGGGCGCCGCCCGCGCCCCGCGCCTGACCGGCCAGGACCGGTAG
- the gcvH gene encoding glycine cleavage system protein GcvH: protein MSSIPEGLKYSAEHEWIAEAGQAGTVRIGITDFAQDALGDVVYVDLPEVGSEVTAGTAVGEVESTKSVSDIYAPVTGTVAAVNEDLDGEPGLVNSAPYEGGWLFEVTLADEAQLEGLLDAEGYASHTS, encoded by the coding sequence ATGAGCTCCATCCCCGAAGGACTGAAGTACTCCGCCGAGCACGAGTGGATCGCCGAGGCCGGGCAGGCCGGCACCGTCCGCATCGGCATCACCGACTTCGCGCAGGACGCACTGGGCGACGTGGTCTACGTGGACCTGCCCGAGGTCGGCTCCGAGGTCACCGCGGGCACCGCGGTGGGCGAGGTCGAGTCCACCAAGTCCGTCTCGGACATCTATGCCCCGGTGACCGGCACCGTGGCCGCCGTCAACGAGGACCTGGACGGCGAGCCCGGCCTGGTCAACTCGGCGCCCTACGAGGGCGGCTGGCTGTTCGAGGTCACCCTCGCGGACGAGGCCCAGCTCGAGGGCCTGCTGGACGCCGAGGGCTACGCCTCGCACACGAGCTGA
- a CDS encoding DEAD/DEAH box helicase, with product MSQLSDRVLALSRFRAGLEEIAVSSVQADVPLLDDSASPTREPDWAFLLVCASALTPEVNEVAQDAVLRVAQGCLRSRQSTDEQRAAAILLLDRVGNQPAIALARDRDESILASIEANSSTLVLDALGRRAELTVTLPSGDVIDVNPFQKAFWELASANDWVSVSAPTSAGKSYIIREWMFSELRGSTPARLVYIAPTRALVEEVSEVFRSKLDDSVGVHTLPWDPEIPGFERQVFVLTQERLHLLHQRLPQFAPSVIFVDEAQKIADGTRGILLTQVLDEALRRDPTVRLVFASPLSANPGVLLDPASSQERKAALVGETVTVNQNLVFVNQVRRKPRRYALSLVYEGEEREVGQIELPLAPDGVGQKVPLIAAAIGGDSTGNLVFANGPAEAEKFARTIFDALGEGLAIESDAIQELVDFSKGVVHERFQLAEFARRGVAFHYGDMPLVLKAKVEELFKRGELRYLVCTSTLLEGVNLPCRNLFLRAPHKGPRMHMPMPDFWNLAGRAGRWGTEFQGNIFCVDTSDSKAWPEKPGRRERSSIVPAATTTLSNVASVIDYIDRGAQKADRETPPELESAFNWLAGRFISDGNLVGLHGVAFRAEETDRIAEALGRVTPTLRLRSDLVKKHAGISPMSMQRLLDAVLANGHPEELALVPPTSDDAFDEYKIALDYVAEYLGGSFEPESRRLSLARLIVHWMRGVPLSVIIDNRARWRRDQGQEVSYPGLIRKVMADVEDIARFEAPRYLSCYADVVAQAAGELGRQIDADAVDIEMMLELGVPRPTDMSFISVGLSRATTRAIAEFVLEPSLSPAQCTAWIENVDVEQLELPAFAAREIVALRQLFSERRWRAG from the coding sequence GTGAGCCAGTTGTCTGACCGTGTGCTCGCCCTGAGCCGGTTCCGAGCTGGACTTGAGGAAATAGCGGTCAGTTCGGTGCAGGCGGATGTGCCTTTGCTGGACGACTCCGCGTCTCCTACACGCGAGCCTGACTGGGCCTTTCTCTTGGTGTGTGCGAGCGCCCTAACGCCTGAGGTGAATGAGGTTGCTCAGGATGCCGTGCTGCGTGTTGCGCAAGGCTGCCTTCGGTCGCGCCAAAGTACAGACGAGCAGCGGGCCGCGGCCATTCTTCTACTAGATCGTGTGGGGAATCAGCCAGCAATCGCTCTGGCGCGAGACCGTGACGAAAGCATCCTGGCGTCGATCGAAGCAAACTCGTCGACACTTGTCCTTGATGCGCTTGGCCGTCGCGCCGAACTGACGGTAACGCTGCCGAGCGGCGACGTTATCGACGTCAATCCCTTTCAAAAGGCGTTCTGGGAGCTCGCTTCCGCCAATGACTGGGTGAGTGTATCTGCGCCGACATCCGCAGGTAAGTCGTACATCATCCGCGAGTGGATGTTCTCCGAACTGCGAGGATCGACGCCTGCGCGACTTGTGTACATAGCACCCACCAGAGCCCTGGTTGAGGAGGTTAGCGAAGTCTTCCGATCCAAACTGGATGACAGCGTGGGGGTTCATACCCTCCCGTGGGACCCTGAAATTCCTGGCTTCGAACGACAGGTATTCGTCCTCACGCAAGAGCGTCTTCACCTGCTGCATCAGCGGTTGCCGCAGTTTGCACCATCGGTGATCTTTGTAGACGAAGCGCAGAAGATTGCCGATGGAACTCGCGGGATACTGCTAACGCAGGTGCTTGACGAAGCCCTTCGTCGGGACCCAACTGTTCGGTTAGTGTTCGCAAGTCCCTTGTCAGCAAACCCCGGGGTACTCCTGGATCCCGCATCCTCACAGGAGCGAAAGGCCGCGCTTGTCGGCGAGACGGTGACGGTGAATCAGAACCTTGTCTTCGTCAACCAGGTCCGTCGGAAGCCGCGCCGCTATGCGCTCTCGCTCGTGTACGAGGGTGAGGAGCGGGAGGTTGGTCAAATAGAGCTACCCCTTGCTCCAGATGGCGTTGGGCAGAAAGTTCCTCTCATCGCTGCCGCGATTGGGGGCGACTCCACTGGGAACCTTGTCTTTGCGAACGGACCAGCTGAAGCGGAGAAGTTTGCTAGAACCATATTTGATGCTCTGGGTGAAGGCCTCGCGATAGAGTCGGATGCGATCCAAGAATTGGTCGACTTCTCCAAAGGCGTCGTGCACGAGAGGTTTCAACTCGCCGAGTTCGCCAGGCGGGGTGTCGCCTTCCACTACGGTGATATGCCTCTTGTGCTCAAGGCGAAGGTAGAGGAGTTGTTCAAGCGAGGAGAACTCAGATACCTGGTATGCACTTCCACCCTTCTTGAGGGAGTGAATCTGCCGTGCCGGAACCTCTTCCTACGTGCTCCGCACAAGGGGCCCAGGATGCATATGCCCATGCCAGACTTCTGGAACCTGGCCGGAAGAGCTGGTAGATGGGGCACTGAGTTCCAGGGGAATATATTCTGCGTCGATACATCAGATTCGAAGGCCTGGCCTGAGAAGCCCGGCAGGCGAGAGCGGTCATCGATCGTGCCTGCGGCGACTACGACGCTGTCCAACGTAGCTAGCGTGATCGACTACATCGATCGTGGCGCACAAAAAGCTGATCGCGAGACGCCTCCGGAGCTCGAATCAGCCTTCAACTGGCTTGCTGGTCGTTTCATATCTGACGGGAATCTGGTTGGACTTCATGGTGTCGCCTTCAGGGCGGAAGAGACCGACCGGATTGCTGAGGCACTTGGGCGCGTTACGCCAACTCTCCGGCTTCGCTCAGACCTCGTGAAGAAGCATGCAGGCATCAGTCCGATGTCGATGCAGCGCCTCTTGGACGCCGTCTTGGCGAACGGTCACCCGGAGGAACTTGCTCTCGTTCCTCCAACTAGCGATGACGCTTTTGATGAGTACAAGATCGCGCTGGACTATGTTGCTGAGTACCTGGGCGGATCGTTCGAGCCCGAGTCTCGTCGCCTGTCGCTTGCGCGCCTCATCGTTCACTGGATGAGAGGAGTGCCTCTCAGCGTCATTATCGACAACCGCGCGAGGTGGCGACGCGATCAAGGCCAAGAAGTCTCCTATCCCGGCCTGATCCGCAAGGTGATGGCGGACGTCGAGGACATCGCGCGTTTTGAGGCGCCAAGGTACCTTTCCTGCTACGCCGACGTCGTGGCGCAAGCGGCGGGAGAACTTGGTCGGCAGATCGATGCGGATGCCGTCGATATCGAGATGATGCTTGAACTGGGAGTGCCACGGCCAACCGACATGTCCTTCATCTCGGTTGGGTTGTCAAGGGCTACTACTCGCGCGATTGCGGAGTTTGTCCTGGAGCCCTCGCTCTCTCCTGCGCAATGCACAGCTTGGATCGAGAATGTTGACGTGGAGCAGCTTGAGCTGCCTGCGTTCGCCGCACGCGAGATCGTGGCTCTACGACAACTATTCTCCGAGCGTCGCTGGCGAGCAGGCTAG
- a CDS encoding DUF1837 domain-containing protein: protein MTSEAAQTAVDEQVPLIEAVQRLVRGGWDEVESSLVTYGEPIAVEGTRSIVRCHFLRSDPLGNPRLKTLAQQLANQIVNYCIPRTEIEKVGLLSPDRQIPEITRLANDAARLFTQTQVKTGEGAELLLYALLEKGLQIPQVLSKMSLKTSTEMQYHGADGVHAKLLDNGDLAVYWGEAKLYESVAKAMTDCMDSIEPYLTGTAHEQDVFLIRHYVDAGNAEVTARLLEYFNDKSILSANVEMRGACLIGFLHENYPSLPREEASVKAELDEVLSSWAKSTKTRLENRSLTKHAIEVFFFPMPSVEEFRKAIKAELRIEVKS from the coding sequence ATGACTAGCGAGGCGGCTCAGACTGCCGTTGACGAACAAGTGCCGTTGATCGAAGCGGTTCAGCGGCTCGTGCGGGGTGGCTGGGATGAAGTAGAGAGTTCGTTAGTCACTTACGGCGAACCGATCGCTGTTGAAGGCACGCGTTCGATTGTCCGCTGCCACTTTCTCCGAAGTGACCCTCTGGGGAACCCTCGCCTCAAGACGCTGGCGCAGCAGCTTGCGAATCAGATCGTCAACTACTGCATCCCTCGGACGGAAATTGAGAAGGTTGGACTACTATCTCCAGATCGGCAGATTCCGGAGATTACTCGCCTAGCTAACGATGCGGCACGCCTGTTCACTCAAACCCAGGTCAAGACCGGGGAGGGTGCAGAACTACTTCTATACGCGTTGCTTGAGAAAGGACTCCAGATACCGCAGGTCCTTAGCAAGATGTCTCTAAAGACGAGTACCGAGATGCAGTACCACGGCGCTGACGGAGTCCATGCGAAGCTCCTTGATAACGGGGATCTAGCTGTTTATTGGGGTGAAGCAAAACTCTATGAGTCGGTTGCTAAAGCAATGACGGATTGCATGGACAGCATCGAGCCGTATTTGACTGGTACCGCTCACGAGCAGGACGTTTTCCTGATCAGACACTACGTCGACGCTGGAAACGCGGAGGTGACGGCCCGCCTGCTCGAGTACTTCAACGACAAATCGATCCTTTCTGCGAATGTCGAGATGCGTGGCGCCTGTCTTATTGGCTTCCTGCATGAGAACTATCCAAGTCTTCCTCGTGAAGAAGCGTCCGTGAAGGCTGAACTGGACGAAGTCCTCAGTAGCTGGGCAAAATCCACAAAGACGCGCCTTGAGAATCGTTCCCTGACTAAACACGCTATTGAGGTGTTCTTCTTTCCAATGCCGTCCGTCGAGGAATTTCGAAAGGCGATCAAGGCTGAACTCCGGATCGAGGTCAAGTCGTGA